A window from Esox lucius isolate fEsoLuc1 chromosome 16, fEsoLuc1.pri, whole genome shotgun sequence encodes these proteins:
- the LOC117592816 gene encoding collagen alpha-3(VI) chain-like has protein sequence MRDFVQTFVEKLKVEENRDRVSLVQYSTEPEAHFYLNTYTTKKPIVDSVRSLRHKGGRLLNTGAALQYVKDNIFSPSSGSRRQDGVPQILILFSGGKSNDEYSDTAEVNFKLDTHSTKDEIIDAVKGGRPLNTGEALDYVKNYVFTSTSGSRLVEGIPQILILLSGGKSEDDVLVPSQRLKAAGIVIFTVGVKDADEAEMQSIAHSPNQAFMLREFSDLSPVKQQLLSAVISHKDTVRPGLVQGSSVKRDIVFLLDGSDDVRSKFTAICDFVAKFVESFDVDQGKDQVAVVQYSNTAVMNFNLNTYKTGDDVVKAVRNLRPKGGRPQYTGTALQFLKQWQVTEI, from the exons ATGCGTGATTTTGTTCAAACATTTGTGGAGAAACTtaaagtggaggaaaacagagatAGAGTCTCTTTGGTTCAGTACAGCACTGAACCAGAGGCACACTTCTATCTTAACACTTACACAACCAAGAAACCCATTGTTGACAGCGTAAGAAGTTTGAGGCACAAAGGAGGTAGACTCCTTAACACAGGAGCAGCTCTCCAGTATGTCAAGGACAACATATTTTCTCCCTCCTCTGGAAGCAGACGCCAGGACGGCGTCCCTCAGATTCTGATTCTATTCAGTGGAGGAAAGTCTAACGATGAA TACAGTGACACAGCAGAGGTCAATTTCAAGTTGGATACCCATTCAACAAAAGATGAAATTATTGATGCGGTGAAAG GAGGAAGGCCCTTAAACACTGGAGAAGCTCTTGATTATGTAAAAAACTATGTATTTACTTCCACTTCTGGAAGTAGACTTGTAGAAGGAATCCCTCAGATACTAATACTTTTAAGTGGGGGGAAATCCGAAGATGATGTTCTGGTTCCATCTCAGCGTCTGAAGGCAGCAGGAATTGTGATTTTTACTGTTGGGGTCAAAGACGCAGATGAAGCAGAGATGCAGAGCATTGCACACAGTCCGAATCAAGCATTTATGCTTAGAGAGTTTTCTGACCTCTCGCCCGTTAAACAACAGTTGCTCTCAGCAGTTATCTCTCACAAAGATACAGTAAGACCGGGATTAG TTCAAGGCTCCAGTGTGAAAAGAGACATTGTTTTCCTCCTGGATGGATCTGATGATGTCAGGAGTAAATTCACAGCAATTTGTGACTTTGTTGCAAAATTTGTGGAAAGTTTTGATGTGGACCAGGGTAAAGATCAAGTTGCTGTTGTGCAGTATAGCAACACTGCAGTAATGAACTTTAACCTGAACACTTACAAAACAGGAGATGATGTGGTAAAAGCAGTCAGAAACCTGAGGCCAAAGGGTGGGAGGCCTCAATATACTGGCACAGCTCTCCAGTTT tTGAAACAGTGGCAAGTGACGGAAATATGA
- the LOC117592815 gene encoding collagen alpha-3(VI) chain-like — MRDFVEGILEKIKLEKDRDRVSVVQYSREPGVHFYFNTYRAKKDIVNTVRGLKHKGGRPLNTGAALQYVIDNVFTASSGCRRLEGVPQLLILLSGGRSFDNVDTPAAALKELGVKVFAIGTRSSDSREMQRISQDPSHAMSVSDFTDLPSIQQQLLSSVETVVVGVITETPTILVDLETARKDVVFLLDGSDGTRSGFPAMRDFVQRVVEKLTVEENRDRVSVVQYSREPEANFYLNTYTTKENVVDAVTGLRHKGGRPLNTGAALQYVRDNVFTASSGSRRLDGVPQLLILLSGGRSFDNVDTPAAALKELGVRVFGIGTRSSDKREMQRISQDPSYALSVSEFTDLPSIQQQLLSSVEAVVVEVTSESPTVLGMFLC; from the exons ATGCGTGACTTTGTTGAAGGAATACTTGAGAAAATTAAACTGGAGAAGGACAGAGATAGAGTCTCTGTGGTCCAATACAGCAGGGAACCTGGTGTCCACTTCTATTTCAACACATACAGAGCAAAGAAAGATATTGTTAATACCGTAAGAGGTCTAAAGCACAAAGGAGGTAGACCCCTTAACACTGGAGCAGCGCTACAGTATGTGATAGACAATGTCTTTACTGCCTCTTCTGGATGTAGGCGCCTTGAAGGTGTTCCACAGCTACTGATTCTTTTGAGTGGTGGAAGGTCCTTTGACAATGTTGACACTCCAGCTGCTGCTCTGAAGGAGCTTGGTGTCAAGGTGTTTGCAATTGGAACAAGGAGCTCTGATAGCAGAGAAATGCAGAGGATATCACAAGATCCCAGTCACGCAATGTCTGTCTCGGATTTCACAGACCTTCCGAGCATCCAGCAGCAACTGCTATCCTCTGTGGAAACAGTAGTTGTTGGAGTTATTACAGAAACCCCAACAATTTTAG TTGATCTTGAAACCGCCAGAAAGGATGTGGTTTTCCTTCTGGATGGTTCTGATGGCACTAGGAGTGGTTTCCCAGCAATGCGTGACTTTGTTCAAAGAGTAGTTGAGAAACTCACTGTGGAAGAGAACAGAGATAGAGTTTCTGTGGTCCAGTACAGCAGAGAACCAGAGGCCAACTTCTATTTGAACACTTACACAACAAAGGAAAACGTTGTTGACGCCGTAACAGGCCTGAGGCACAAGGGAGGAAGACCCCTTAACACCGGGGCAGCCCTCCAGTATGTCAGAGACAACGTCTTTACTGCCTCCTCTGGAAGTAGGCGCCTTGATGGTGTTCCACAGCTACTGATTCTGTTGAGTGGTGGAAGGTCCTTTGACAATGTTGACACTCCAGCCGCTGCTCTGAAGGAGCTTGGTGTCAGGGTGTTTGGAATTGGAACAAGGAGCTCCGATAAGCGAGAAATGCAAAGAATATCACAAGATCCTAGTTATGCACTATCTGTCTCAGAGTTCACTGACCTTCCGAGCATCCAGCAGCAACTCCTGTCCTCTGTGGAAGCAGTAGTTGTTGAAGTTACTTCAGAATCCCCAACAGTTTTAGGTATGTTTCTTTGCTGA
- the LOC114831816 gene encoding collagen alpha-3(VI) chain-like: MRDFVQRVVETLAVDENKDRVALVQYSRDPAAQFYLNTFNTKDDIVNTVRGLRHKGGRPLNTGAALQYVRDNIFTASSGSRSLQGIPQMLILLSGGRSNDNVDVSASALKESGVLIFGIGTRNSSREVERIVTDPSYSQSVSEFTDIARVQEQYLSSLKTQLLKAIPITPTVDKSIARKDVVFLLDGSDGTRSGFPAMRDFVQRVVEKLTVEENRDRVSVVQYSREPEANFYLNTYTTKENVVDAVTGLRHKGGRPLNTGAALQYVRDNVFTASSGSRRLDGVPQLLILLSGGRSFDNVDTPAAALKELGVKVFAIGTRSSDSREMQRISQDPSQAMSVSDFTDLPSIQQQLLSSVETVVVGVTTETPTVLVDLETARKDVVFLLDGSDGTRSGFPAMRDFVQRVVEKLTVEENRDRVSVVQYSREPEANFYLNTYTTKENVVDAVTGLRHKGGRPLNTGAALQYVRDNVFTASSGSRRLDGVPQLLILLSGGRSFDNVDTPAAALKELGVKVFAIGTRSSDSREMQRISQDPSQAMSVSDFTDLPSIQQQLLSSVETVVVGVTTETPTVLVDLETARKDVVFLLDGSDGTRSGFPAMRDFVQRVVEKLTVEENRDRVSVVQYSREPEANFYLNTYTTKENVVDAVTGLRHKGGRPLNTGAALQYVRDNVFTASSGSRRLDGVPQLLILLSGGRSFDNVDTPAAALKELGVKVFAVGTRSSDIRELQKISYDPSFALSVSEFTDLPNVHQQLISVLGTVIVPDPTMKPTVKPTIIVESRAPSRDVVFLLDGSDGTRAGFPAMRDFVQRVVETLAVDENKDRVALVQYSRDPAAQFYLNTFNTKDDIVNTVRGLRHKGGRPLNTGAALQYVRDNIFTASSGSRSLQGIPQMLILLSGGRSNDNVDVSASALKESGVLIFGIGTQNSSREVERIVTDPSYSQSVSEFTDIPRVQEQYLSSLKTQLLKAIPITPTVDKSIARKDVVFLLDGSDGTRSGFPAMRDFVQRVVEKLTVEENRDRVSVVQYSREPEANFYLNTYTTKENVVDAVTGLRHKGGRPLNTGAALQYVRDNVFTASSGSRRLDGVPQLLILLSGGRSFDNVDTPAAALKELGVKVFAIGTRSSDSREMQRISQDPSQAMSVSDFTDLPSIQQQLLSSVETVVVGVTTETPTVLVDLETARKDVVFLLDGSDGTRSGFPAMRDFVQRVVEKLTVEENRDRVSVVQYSREPEANFYLNTYTTKENVVDAVTGLRHKGGRPLNTGAALQYVRDNVFTASSGSRRLDGVPQLLILLSGGRSFDNVDTPAAALKELGVKVFASWNKEL; this comes from the exons ATGCGGGACTTTGTTCAAAGAGTGGTGGAGACACTCGCTGTGGATGAGAACAAGGATCGTGTTGCGTTAGTCCAGTACAGTAGAGATCCAGCTGCCCAATTCTACCTGAACACATTCAATACAAAGGATGACATTGTCAATACAGTAAGAGGTCTGAGGCACAAAGGAGGAAGACCCCTTAACACTGGGGCAGCTCTTCAGTATGTCAGAGACAACATCTTTACTGCCTCTTCTGGAAGCAGAAGCCTACAGGGCATCCCTCAGATGTTGATACTGCTGAGTGGAGGGAGGTCCAACGATAACGTTGATGTATCAGCATCTGCCCTGAAAGAGAGTGGGGTCTTGATCTTTGGCATTGGGACCCGAAATTCCAGCAGAGAGGTTGAAAGGATTGTCACTGATCCTAGTTATTCCCAGTCTGTTTCCGAATTCACTGACATCGCAAGAGTCCAGGAGCAGTATttatcctcactcaaaactcaaCTACTCAAAGCCATACCCATAACCCCAACAG TGGACAAAAGTATTGCCAGAAAGGATGTGGTTTTCCTTCTGGATGGTTCCGATGGCACTAGGAGTGGTTTCCCAGCAATGCGTGACTTTGTTCAAAGAGTAGTTGAGAAACTCACTGTGGAAGAGAACAGAGATAGAGTTTCTGTGGTCCAGTACAGCAGAGAACCAGAGGCCAACTTCTATTTGAACACTTACACAACAAAGGAAAACGTTGTTGACGCCGTAACAGGCCTGAGGCACAAGGGAGGAAGACCCCTTAACACCGGGGCAGCCCTCCAGTATGTCAGAGACAACGTCTTTACTGCCTCCTCTGGAAGTAGGCGCCTTGATGGTGTTCCACAGCTACTGATTCTGTTGAGTGGTGGAAGGTCCTTTGACAATGTTGACACTCCAGCCGCTGCTCTGAAGGAGCTTGGTGTCAAGGTGTTTGCAATTGGAACAAGGAGCTCTGATAGCAGAGAAATGCAGAGGATATCACAAGATCCCAGTCAAGCAATGTCTGTCTCGGATTTCACAGACCTTCCGAGCATCCAGCAGCAACTGCTATCCTCTGTGGAAACAGTGGTTGTTGGAGTTACTACAGAAACCCCAACAGTTTTAG TTGATCTTGAAACCGCCAGAAAGGATGTGGTTTTCCTTCTGGATGGTTCTGATGGCACTAGGAGTGGTTTCCCAGCAATGCGTGACTTTGTTCAAAGAGTAGTTGAGAAACTCACTGTGGAAGAGAACAGAGATAGAGTTTCTGTGGTCCAGTACAGCAGAGAACCAGAGGCCAACTTCTATTTGAACACTTACACAACAAAGGAAAACGTTGTTGACGCCGTAACAGGCCTGAGGCACAAGGGAGGAAGACCCCTTAACACAGGGGCAGCCCTCCAGTATGTCAGAGACAACGTCTTTACTGCCTCCTCTGGAAGTAGGCGCCTTGATGGTGTTCCACAGCTACTGATTCTGTTGAGTGGTGGAAGGTCCTTTGACAATGTTGACACTCCAGCCGCTGCTCTGAAGGAGCTTGGTGTCAAGGTGTTTGCAATTGGAACAAGGAGCTCTGATAGCAGAGAAATGCAGAGGATATCACAAGATCCCAGTCAAGCAATGTCTGTCTCGGATTTCACAGACCTTCCGAGCATCCAGCAGCAACTGCTATCCTCTGTGGAAACAGTGGTTGTTGGAGTTACTACAGAAACCCCAACAGTTTTAG TTGATCTTGAAACCGCCAGAAAGGATGTGGTTTTCCTTCTGGATGGTTCTGATGGCACTAGGAGTGGTTTCCCAGCAATGCGTGACTTTGTTCAAAGAGTAGTTGAGAAACTCACTGTGGAAGAGAACAGAGATAGAGTTTCTGTGGTCCAGTACAGCAGAGAACCAGAGGCCAACTTCTATTTGAACACTTACACAACAAAGGAAAACGTTGTTGACGCCGTAACAGGCCTGAGGCACAAGGGAGGAAGACCCCTTAACACCGGGGCAGCCCTCCAGTATGTCAGAGACAACGTCTTTACTGCCTCCTCTGGAAGTAGGCGCCTTGATGGTGTTCCACAGCTACTGATTCTGTTGAGTGGTGGAAGGTCCTTTGACAATGTTGACACTCCAGCCGCTGCTCTGAAGGAGCTTGGTGTCAAGGTGTTTGCAGTTGGAACAAGGAGCTCTGATATCAGAGAATTACAAAAGATATCCTATGACCCCAGTTTTGCTCTTTCTGTGTCTGAATTTACTGACCTCCCAAACGTCCATCAGCAACTAATTTCTGTCTTGGGTACTGTGATTGTGCCAGATCCAACCATGAAACCAACAGTAAAACCAACAATAATAG TCGAGAGTCGGGCTCCCTCGAGGGATGTTGTATTCTTGCTGGATGGGTCTGATGGCACGAGGGCTGGATTCCCAGCAATGCGGGACTTTGTTCAAAGAGTGGTGGAGACACTCGCTGTGGATGAGAACAAGGATCGTGTTGCGTTAGTCCAGTACAGTAGAGATCCAGCTGCCCAATTCTACCTGAACACATTCAATACAAAGGATGACATTGTCAATACAGTAAGAGGTCTGAGGCACAAAGGAGGAAGACCCCTTAACACTGGGGCAGCTCTTCAGTATGTCAGAGACAACATCTTTACTGCCTCTTCTGGAAGCAGAAGCCTACAGGGCATCCCTCAGATGTTGATACTGCTGAGTGGAGGGAGGTCCAACGATAACGTTGATGTATCAGCATCTGCCCTGAAAGAGAGTGGGGTCTTGATCTTTGGCATTGGGACCCAAAATTCCAGCAGAGAGGTTGAAAGGATTGTCACTGATCCTAGTTATTCCCAGTCTGTTTCCGAATTCACTGACATCCCAAGAGTCCAGGAGCAGTATttatcctcactcaaaactcaaCTACTCAAAGCCATACCCATAACCCCAACAG TGGACAAAAGTATTGCCAGAAAGGATGTGGTTTTCCTTCTGGATGGTTCCGATGGCACTAGGAGTGGTTTCCCAGCAATGCGTGACTTTGTTCAAAGAGTAGTTGAGAAACTCACTGTGGAAGAGAACAGAGATAGAGTTTCTGTGGTCCAGTACAGCAGAGAACCAGAGGCCAACTTCTATTTGAACACTTACACAACAAAGGAAAACGTTGTTGACGCCGTAACAGGCCTGAGGCACAAGGGAGGAAGACCCCTTAACACCGGGGCAGCCCTCCAGTATGTCAGAGACAACGTCTTTACTGCCTCCTCTGGAAGTAGGCGCCTTGATGGTGTTCCACAGCTACTGATTCTGTTGAGTGGTGGAAGGTCCTTTGACAATGTTGACACTCCAGCCGCTGCTCTGAAGGAGCTTGGTGTCAAGGTGTTTGCAATTGGAACAAGGAGCTCTGATAGCAGAGAAATGCAGAGGATATCACAAGATCCCAGTCAAGCAATGTCTGTCTCGGATTTCACAGACCTTCCGAGCATCCAGCAGCAACTGCTATCCTCTGTGGAAACAGTGGTTGTTGGAGTTACTACAGAAACCCCAACAGTTTTAG TTGATCTTGAAACCGCCAGAAAGGATGTGGTTTTCCTTCTGGATGGTTCTGATGGCACTAGGAGTGGTTTCCCAGCAATGCGTGACTTTGTTCAAAGAGTAGTTGAGAAACTCACTGTGGAAGAGAACAGAGATAGAGTTTCTGTGGTCCAGTACAGCAGAGAACCAGAGGCCAACTTCTATTTGAACACTTACACAACAAAGGAAAACGTTGTTGACGCCGTAACAGGCCTGAGGCACAAGGGAGGAAGACCCCTTAACACCGGGGCAGCCCTCCAGTATGTCAGAGACAACGTCTTTACTGCCTCCTCTGGAAGTAGGCGCCTTGATGGTGTTCCACAGCTACTGATTCTGTTGAGTGGTGGAAGGTCCTTTGACAATGTTGACACTCCAGCCGCTGCTCTGAAGGAGCTTGGTGTCAAGGTGTTTGCAAGTTGGAACAAGGAGCTCTGA